The sequence below is a genomic window from Candidatus Diapherotrites archaeon.
CAAAGTCAGCGCCTCCTCCGAAAGTACCCACCCTTCTAAGTCTGCAAAAGCTTTGCGAGCTCGTAAAACATTAAAGTCCTCCGTCAAATTTGTCGATTCTTTAGTAGAAGCAAATCTTTCTCCCGTTCTCATTTGGTTCTCCTTTCTGCTGGGCTATTGAATCCTCCATTACATAACTCGGCAGAAAGGAGCTTTTTTTTTAGCTCTTTATATCATAACTCCTACCTATAAAAGAAATTGTATCGTAATACAAAATAGCCACACCCCTTTCTATTAAATACAGAAATATCCTTTTTATCCTTATAGATAAGAACCCGTATGCCTTCAAAGCAGGGTTCAAATAAATAACCTAATATCTCTAAATGAAACCTATCTCGCCAGTTTGCACCATCAGGCATAAAGAGCGACTTTTTATAGTCTGAGGTCTGTGGATTGCGACTACCTGTCTTAGGGTCCTTTTTACCCTTAAACGAATCCAGCATCCGATTTAATACCTCATGCCCTGGGGTAACTATAAGGAAACGGTAGGAATAGCTACCCGGTCGTTCGTTGTTTAATTGGTTAAAATACTGCCAGACTAAGAGTGCTGCCAATACCCAGGTCTTTCCTGAGCCAGTCGCCATCTTCAGGGCATATTTAGGAAAGAAAATAGCCTCTATCTCCTGTTTTAATGGTAGATGCAGCATAAGAACCTCCGGTGCTACCTTTTCAAATAGCTGTTGCAATGTCTTAGCCTGAAGAATCTCATGGCAATAAACCATTGTCTCAATTGCCCGGCGCTGACAGGGATAAAACTGCTCGGGATATCCTCATCACGGCTAAACCAGTAGTTAAAAAGCTCTAATGTAGTCTGGGTCACCCCATGCCAGCCCTGGTCAACCCATGCCTGCACCTCGCTTTCTAATGCCCTGGCTAAATACATTTGTGAAAAGGCTTCTTGGTTCTGTTTCTTTACCATAATTAGACTCCCTTTAATAACTCAAAATATTCTTCTCTTGAGATGTTGGCTGTCCTCAAATTGTTTTTGATGATAAAGACAGGCACCTCAGGCCAATTTGGAATCACTACCGGTCTTGTTATTTCAGGCCTGGTATAAACAAAATGATCCCCTTCACTTCTTACGCATCTAAATCCTGCTCTTTCAAGCAATTTGCACAGACGCCTTGCTGGAATAGGTGTTATTCTTGACATATTAATATACCCCGACTAATTCCGTTGCCACCATCCTTGGTGCTATCCAATTATTTACCATCTCTTTCTGATAACCAGCTTCGATCAAAATATCTTCAACCGTTCCCATTTTCTCTGCCTCTTCTAAGAATAACCTCACTGCTGTTTTAAGATTCTTCTTTGCCTCTTCAACTGTATTTCCACAGCTTGAAACATCCAATTCAGGAGAATAAGCAACAAAAGTCTTACCCTCTTTAAGAACAATCATATCAAATTCAATCTGCATCATACTCTTCCTCCTCTTTTTAATTTACTGAATTCCATTGAAGATTCCAAATCCTTATTCTACAGGATGCTAACAGCTTTTCAAAAACTATCTTTCCCCCACTTAAGACCCCAAAGTTTATTTTGGGGAGACCTCTTTTCCTCCGTTTCTAAAATGCTTCGACGCATCTTCTAATAAAGAAATCATTGCTTTCTGAAATCATCCAAAATCACCTCTGTTGCCCCAGCATCATTGCCAAAAATATCTACCACCCGCACAGCAATAGTCCGCTTCTTTCTCTCTATTGTTTCGGTTGCCACAATCGGCACAGTTTTTGCCTTCTTGTCGTTTCCTCTAAATGCCTGCCACTGACTCTTGAATGTAATTCCATCATAATCCCAATCAATAGCCCAGTAGTCAATCAATACTGCAAAATTGTCTTTAGCTACTTTTATCAAAGATTCGTAATTCGCCTGCCCCTTCTTTGAACTGCAACTGATGGGAATACCCATCAATACATACCGTTTGATACCAATGGTAACTTCTACCATACCATCTGATGTTAGCTTTATTTCTGGCTGGCTCAAACGCAAGTAAGGTCTTTCATGAAAATGCACCTTATCTGTCAATACCTCAATATCTTCCTCAGTCTTTGCCTTTTTGAGGTAGTCGTAGATGTCTGGTGGAATATCACGACTTTCGATCTCTACTTTTAGTCTGTCTTTAAGGGCACTCTTGCGGGTTTCTAATGCCTGATGATAGTTGTATTCGTAATCCCAGCCAAGAATAATTAACCGCTTGTATCCTCTGCCATCAAGCTTTTGTGCCTGTAAGGCTAACTCTTCTGCCTTCTTGGCAGTAATCGGTCTGTCAGGATAACCTACATAGACCAGTTCTTCTATTCCATCTTCACTCTTTCTAATTCCTAACCCGCTTGTCTTATCTCGTGGAGTTGCCCCATAGAGCTTCAAAATCAACTGCT
It includes:
- a CDS encoding DEAD/DEAH box helicase family protein; this encodes MLHLPLKQEIEAIFFPKYALKMATGSGKTWVLAALLVWQYFNQLNNERPGSYSYRFLIVTPGHEVLNRMLDSFKGKKDPKTGSRNPQTSDYKKSLFMPDGANWRDRFHLEILGYLFEPCFEGIRVLIYKDKKDISVFNRKGCGYFVLRYNFFYR
- a CDS encoding type II toxin-antitoxin system HicA family toxin, yielding MSRITPIPARRLCKLLERAGFRCVRSEGDHFVYTRPEITRPVVIPNWPEVPVFIIKNNLRTANISREEYFELLKGV
- a CDS encoding type II toxin-antitoxin system HicB family antitoxin — translated: MMQIEFDMIVLKEGKTFVAYSPELDVSSCGNTVEEAKKNLKTAVRLFLEEAEKMGTVEDILIEAGYQKEMVNNWIAPRMVATELVGVY
- a CDS encoding site-specific DNA-methyltransferase, with the protein product MNHPEKIGFDTQKPSALLERIIKASSNEGALVADFFCGSGTTLAVAEKLGRQWIGCELGKVGIQVTRARLVEQNAKPFLIENIGNYQREMIYLTGGRIWEMQQLILKLYGATPRDKTSGLGIRKSEDGIEELVYVGYPDRPITAKKAEELALQAQKLDGRGYKRLIILGWDYEYNYHQALETRKSALKDRLKVEIESRDIPPDIYDYLKKAKTEEDIEVLTDKVHFHERPYLRLSQPEIKLTSDGMVEVTIGIKRYVLMGIPISCSSKKGQANYESLIKVAKDNFAVLIDYWAIDWDYDGITFKSQWQAFRGNDKKAKTVPIVATETIERKKRTIAVRVVDIFGNDAGATEVILDDFRKQ